A stretch of DNA from Streptomyces xanthii:
GGCCGAGCAGCCGGTAGGGCCCCACGGTCGTCGGTTCGTCCGCCTCCAGCGGCTGCATGGTGACCTCCCCCGTCAGTCAGCGCGCTCCAGGCGAGCCTAGGCCGTCAGGGGATCAGATGACGCCCTGGGCCAGCATCGCGTCGGCCACCCGCTCGAACCCGGCGATGTTCGCGCCGGTCACGTAGTCGCCGGGGGCGCCGTAGCACTCGGCGGTCTCGTGGCAGGTGGCGTGGATGTCGTTCATGATGCCCGCGAGCTCGTCCTCGACGCGCTCGGCCGTCCACGACGTACGGGCGTGGTTCTGCGCCATCTCCAGGGCGCTGACCGCGACACCGCCCGCGTTGGCCGCCTTGCCGGGGCCGAACGCGACGCCGGCCCGCTGGAGCAGGTGGACGGCCTCGGGCGTGGTCGGCATGTTGGCGCCCTCGGAGACGGCCTTCACGCCGTTGCGGATCAGGGCCGCCGCGTCGTTCTCGTCCAGCTCGTTCTGGGTGGCGGACGGCAGCGCGATGTCGGCCGGCACCTCCCAGACCCGCCCCTTGGGCACGAAGCGCGCCGAGGCGCCCCGGCGCTCCGCGTACGTGTCGACGCGGCCCCGCTCGACCTCCTTGATCTGCTTGAGCAGCTCCAGGTCGATGCCCTTCTCGTCGACGACGTAGCCGGACGAGTCGGAGCAGGTGATCGCGTTGGCGCCGAGCGCGGCCAGCTTCTCGATCGTGTAGATTGCGACGTTGCCGGAGCCGGACACGACCGCGGTCTGCCCCTCAAGGTCCTCGCCTCGCTCGCGCAGCATGGCCGCCGCGAACAGCACGTTGCCGTAGCCGGTCGCCTCCGGACGGATCAGCGAGCCGCCCCAGCCCTGGCCCTTGCCGGTGAGGACGCCGGCCTCCCAGCGGTTGGTGATGCGCCGGTACTGGCCGAACAGGTAGCCGATCTCGCGGCCGCCGACGCCGATGTCACCGGCCGGCACGTCCGTGTGCTCGCCGATGTGCCGGTACAGCTCCGTCATGAAGGACTGGCAGAACCGCATGACCTCGGCGTCGCTGCGCCCGTGCGGGTCGAAGTCGCTGCCGCCCTTGCCGCCGCCGATGCCGAGCCCGGTCAGCGCGTTCTTGAAGATCTGCTCGAAGCCCAGGAACTTGATGACGCCCAGGTTCACCGAGGGGTGGAAGCGCAGACCGCCCTTGTACGGGCCGAGCGCGCTGTTGAACTCGACGCGGAAGCCGCGGTTGACGTGCACGCGGCCCTTGTCGTCCTGCCACGGCACCCGGAACATGACCTGGCGCTCGGGCTCGACGAGCCGCTCCACGAGTCCGGCCTGCCCGTACTCGGGGCGGGCCGCGAGCACCGGCGCGAGCGTCTCCAGGACCTCGTGGGCGGCCTGGTGGAACTCGGGCTGGGCGGGATTGCGGTGTTCGATCTCCGCGAGAAGGTCGTCGAGGAGGGACTGGGTCTCGGAGCGAGTCGTCACAGAGGGCCTTTCTGGCACGGCTGTGTCACCGGATCCGCACGGGTGCGGCGCGCTCGGGTCCGGTCCACTGACGGGTGCTACGGCGCCGTTGCCGCACACGGGACGGGCTAAGTGTTACGCGCATGTAAACGCCTGACCAGAGCCCCGGGCCGGGATCGCTCACGATGTGAGACCGCGTTCCGGGCCCGGAGTGCGTTCATCTGGATTTCATCCGAGGTCCGGGAAATCGGAAGAAACGTTCACGAATTCCCGTCCGGAACGGTGCGGATTCACCCGATGATCCGCTGTCCGGGGTTCCTGTACGGGCCCCGGTGCGGACCTCCGCGCGGAGGGAAGCGGGAAAGGGCGGATTCACCGCGGAAGCAGTTCCACCTTCACGTCCGCGGGAAATCCCGTGGTCGGTCCGACCCGGCGCGCGAACTCCGTGACGCCTTCCAGCTGAGCCGCCCCGAACCGGAAGTCGAGCGTCGTGAAGTACTCCTCCAGAACGGCCTCCCCGAAGACCTCCCAGCGCGCCGCCTGCTCGGCGACCTTGGCGACCTCCACCAGCGACAGGTCCCGCGAGGACAGGAACGCCTCGTGCACCTGCCGGGTGATCTCCGGCTCCCGTGCCACGTACTCCTTGCGCGCGGCCCACACGGCGAAGACGAACGGCAGCCCCGTCCACTCCTTCCACATCGCGCCGAGGTCGTGGACCTGGAGGCCGAGCCGCGGCGCGTCGTGCAGGTTGGCGCGCAGCGCGGCGTCGCCGATGAGCACGGCCGCCTCCGCGTCCTGCATCATCAGGCCGAGGTCGGGCGGGCAGGTGTAGTACTCGGGCCGGACCCCGATCTTCTCCTCGAGCAGCAGCTGCGCGAGCCGCACGGAGGTGCGGGAGGTGGAGCCGAGCGCGACACGCCGGCCGTCCAACTCGTCGAGCGGCACCTGCGACACGATGACGCAGGACATGACGGGGCCGTCGCAGCCGACCGCCAGGTCGGGGAAGGCGACGAGGTCGTCCGCGGCCTTGAGGAACTCGACCAGGGTGATGGGCCCGATGTCGAGCCGCCCGTCGACCAGCCGCTCGCTGAGCTTCTCGGGGGTGTCCTTCGTCAGCTCGAAGTCGAGCAGGGAGCCCGTGCGGGCGAGGCCCCAGTACAGGGGCATGCAGTTCAAGAACTGGATGTGGCCGACGCGCGGACGGGTGCGCCGCGCGGCCGCGAGGTTCTCGTGCTGGGTCTCATGCTGAGTCTCGGGAGAATTGTCCACATCGCGAGGCTAGACCCAGTGCGGTACGGTGCAGGATCCGGGGCGTCGCCGACACGAGCGACCTCGGCCCCGAGTGAGCGGCCAGGCCCCGCGCCCGGCAGTCTTGAACGGCACCGGTCAATCCCCTTCCGGGACTCCGTCAAACCTGCGGGTGACGTGATCTTGCCCTCTATTGCTTTCGGCTGCCCGCGTGCTAGGCTCGCCGCAAGTTGCAGTTTGGTTTCCCTTGCAGTACAGAGCCTGCGGAGCATGTAACCGCGGGCTCTCGTCGTTTTCAGACTTTTGCAGTTGTTCGCAAGCGCATTTGCAGGTTCTGGAGCAGGGCGACCCTTTGGCCCATAGGAGGGCTTATGGCTACCGGAACCGTGAAGTGGTTCAACGCTGAAAAGGGCTTTGGCTTCATCGCCCAGGAAGGCGGCGGCCCGGACGTCTTCGTCCACTACTCCGCGATCAACGCAAGCGGCTTCCGCTCCCTCGAGGAGAACCAGGCCGTGAGCTTCGACGTCACGCAGGGCCCCAAGGGCCCGCAGGCGGAGAACGTCACCCCCGTCTGATCTTCTGATCACATGGCAGGTGCCGTGATCTGATCCGGAACCTAGCGCAGTACCCAAGGAGCCCCGCGCCGCAAGGCAGCGGGGCTCCTGCCTGTTTTCCGGCGGTTCCCCGGGTTCAGTTTCAGGTGAACTGCATCAGCAGTACGCACGTGGTGCCCGGCTCCAGGGCCCGGCAGGTGTGCGGGAGGTCGCCGGGGTACGTGATGCAGTCGCCGGGGCCCAGTTCGACGGGGTCGTCCTGCGGTCCGGCCAGGACACGACCGGTGGCGACGACGAGGTGCTCGACCGTGCCCGGGTTGTGCGGGTCGGAGTCGCGGGCCGCGCCGGGCTCGACGTGCAGCCAGTACAGGTCGCGGCGGGCGCCGGGCGGGCAGGCGGAGAGCAGGGTCGCCGCGTAGTCCGCGTGCTCGGAGGGGACGGTGACGCCCTGGCCGGCCCGGACGACCTGGACGGTCGGGCGGGGCGGGTCCAGGAGCAGGCTCGGCGGCACGTCGAGGGCGACGGCCAGGGCCCACAGCGTCTCCAGCGTGGGCTTGCCGGCCGCGGACTCCAGCTGGGACAGGGTCGACTTGGCGATCCCGGCCCGCTTGGCCAGCTCGCTCAGCGAGATCCCGGTACGGGTGCGTTCCCGGCGCAGGGCGGCGGCGATGCGGTCGAGGGGCAGCGGGCTCTTGGGCGGGTGCGCGTCGGTGTCGGTCATGGCGGCCTCACTCTACGGCAACGAACACCCCCTGCGTTCGCTGCGGCGGACCGTTCGTTCGACTTGACGAACGCGGCCGCCCGGGGTCACGCTACCGGTATGCGTACGGCACAGCGAACACTCGGCCCGGCAGGCCGAACACCCAGGGATCGGAAGACCTGCTCCGACCCCGACCCGGACCCCGCCAAGACCCCCGCCCTCGCCACCGACCCTCGCCTGCTCCGCGATGTCGCCCTGGTCTGTCTGGCCGACGGCGTCGTGGGGCTGTCGTTCGGGGCGGTCGCGGTCGCGAGCGGGCTTCCGGTGTGGCTGCCGGTGCTGATGTCGCTGCTGGTGTTCGCGGGCTCGGCGCAGTTCAGTGCCGTCGGGGTGTTCGCCGCCGGGGGCGGTCCGGTGGCCGCCGCCGCGACGGGGCTGCTGCTCAACACCCGTACCGCCGCCTTCAGTCTGGCCGTCGCCGACGCGCTCGGCCGGTCCTGGCCCGCGCGGCTGGTCGGCGCGCACCTGGTCACCGACGAGACCGCCGCGTTCGTGCTGGCCCGCACCGATCCGGCGGCCCGCCGCCGCGCCTTCTGGATATCGGGGCTGGGCCTGTTCGCGGCCTGGAACGTGAGCGTCCTCGCGGGTGCGCTCGCCGGGTCGGCGCTCGGCGACACGGACCGCTTCGGGCTCGACGCGGCGTTCCCCGCCGTGCTGCTCGCCCTGGTCCTGCCCGCGCTGCGGGACAGTCGGGGCGTGCGGCGGGCCGCCGCGGCCGGGGGCGCCGTCGCGGTCCTCGCCACACCGTTCCTGCCCGCCGGAGTGCCCGTGCTCCTCGCCCTCACCGGCCTGCTGCTCGCCCGGAGGCCCGCATGAACCCGCAGCTCGTCGCCGTGCTGGCCCTCGCGGCCGGCACCTACGCCTTCCGCCTGGCCGGCCCCGCGCTGCACGGCCGCGTGGAACTGCCCGCCCGGGTCCAGGAGTTGCTGACGACCGCCGCGACCGTGCTGCTCGTCGCGCTGCTGGCGACGGGGGCGCTCATGGCGGGCCACGAGTTCGCCGGGTGGGCGCGTCCCGCCGGGGTGCTGGCCGGGGGTGTGCTCGCGTGGCGGCGGGCGCCGTTCGCGCTGGTGGTCGTGGGCGCGGCGGCGGTCACCGCGCTGCTGCGGCTGGCCGGGCTTCCGTGAGGCCGCGCGTGCGCCGAGCCCAGCGGGTCGCCGGGCCGAACGCCGCGCCCGCCGCCAGGAACACGGCGCCGAGCAGCAGCCAGCCCGGCACGCCCCACGTCACCAGGAGCGCGGTCAGGACGAGAGGCCCGACCGTACGGGCGAGCGGGACGCCGGTGCCGAAGAAGCCCTGGTACTGGCCGACTTGGTGCGCGGGCGCCAGGCTGAACGCCAGCTGCCAGGAGCCGGCCGACTGTCCCATCTCGCCGACCAGCAGGAACACCGAGGCCAGCACGAGCACGGCGCTCGCGCCCCACACCCCGAGCCGGTCCTGCGCCGAGACCGCGAACACCACGCACGACAGGGCGAGCATCGCCCCGGCCCGGCGCAGCCCGCGCGTCGCCGCCCCGGCCCCGTCGATCCCGCGCGCGGCCCGCACCTGGAACGCCGTCACGCCCAGGGTGTTGAGCACGAACAGCGCAGAGACCAGCCAGCCGGGCGCGTCCGTGCGGGACACGATCCACAGCGGAACGGCCAGCGAGAGCAGCGGCATCCTCAGCAGCAGCACGGCGTTGAGCAGCGTCACGACGGCGTAGGGGCGGTCCCGCATCACCGCGAACCGGGCCTCCCGCACCTCGGGCACCGCGACCGGCGCGGCCTTCGGCAGCCCCGCGAGCAGCGCCGCGCAGATCACGAACCCGGCGCCGTCGAACGCGAACACCGCCAGATAGCCGCCGGTCGTGTCGTGCTGCAGGGCGAGCCCACCGATCCCCGCCCCCACCGCGAGGCCCGCGTTGAGGACCGACTGCAGCCGGGCCAGCACCGCCGTCCGCTCGCCGGGCCCGACCAGCCCCGCGAGCAGCGCCTGCCGCGCCGCGGCGAGCCCGCACTGCGCGACCGCGTACGCGACGGCGGCCAGCAGGAACGCCGGGTACGAGCGGATCACCAGGAAGGACAGCACAGCCGCCGCCGTGGCGAGCGCGAGCCCCACGGACACCCCGCGCGGGCCGCGCCGGTCGGCGAGCGCGCCCAGCGGCACCCCGGCCACGGCGCCGATCGCCCACGCCACGGTCAGGGCGAGCCCGATCCGGGTGGGCGACAGTCCGACGACACCGGTGAAGTAGAGGGCGGAGGTGACGTAATAGGCCCCGTCCCCGAGCGAGTTGGCCAACTGGGCGGCGGCGAGACCCCGTACCGGGGAGCGCTTCGACATGCCCCCACGCTACGAAGAAATGGCCCAGCCCCCATAGGCAACCTCTGCCTCGGACAACTGGGCCAATCGGTGCCGCCGTCGTGCGCCTCACGGGTGCATCCGCGCCCCCTTCCGAGCGCCTGCGAGAACGGCTCCGCCCGCGCCTGGCTCTGACCGCCGACTCGCCGCGTCCCTGCGGGAGTTGCTGGACGCGCGGCTCGTACCGGGGGTCGAACTGGCTGAAACGGCGACCCTGTTGCGCGCGCCCATTCCGCCCATCTGGTCCGTTCCTTCAGCGCCGCGTACGGGATCGCTCCGCACCAGTACCTGACGGCACGGCGCGTGGACCGCGCCCGCCGCCTCCTCCTCGACGGCGTCCCCCCGTCAGAGGTGGCCCCCGCCACGGGCCTCCACGACCAGCCCCACCTGACCCGCCACTTCAAACGCCTCGTGGGCACACCCCCGTCCCGCTACGCCCACTCAGCCCCACGCCGGTGACACCCTGGTGCCCCGGGGTACGGGGCTGGGGGCTCGGGGCTGCACCCGATCAGCAACCCCGGCTCCGCCGCGCGGGCGCAACTCCAACCGCCC
This window harbors:
- the gdhA gene encoding NADP-specific glutamate dehydrogenase yields the protein MTTRSETQSLLDDLLAEIEHRNPAQPEFHQAAHEVLETLAPVLAARPEYGQAGLVERLVEPERQVMFRVPWQDDKGRVHVNRGFRVEFNSALGPYKGGLRFHPSVNLGVIKFLGFEQIFKNALTGLGIGGGKGGSDFDPHGRSDAEVMRFCQSFMTELYRHIGEHTDVPAGDIGVGGREIGYLFGQYRRITNRWEAGVLTGKGQGWGGSLIRPEATGYGNVLFAAAMLRERGEDLEGQTAVVSGSGNVAIYTIEKLAALGANAITCSDSSGYVVDEKGIDLELLKQIKEVERGRVDTYAERRGASARFVPKGRVWEVPADIALPSATQNELDENDAAALIRNGVKAVSEGANMPTTPEAVHLLQRAGVAFGPGKAANAGGVAVSALEMAQNHARTSWTAERVEDELAGIMNDIHATCHETAECYGAPGDYVTGANIAGFERVADAMLAQGVI
- a CDS encoding menaquinone biosynthetic enzyme MqnA/MqnD family protein is translated as MDNSPETQHETQHENLAAARRTRPRVGHIQFLNCMPLYWGLARTGSLLDFELTKDTPEKLSERLVDGRLDIGPITLVEFLKAADDLVAFPDLAVGCDGPVMSCVIVSQVPLDELDGRRVALGSTSRTSVRLAQLLLEEKIGVRPEYYTCPPDLGLMMQDAEAAVLIGDAALRANLHDAPRLGLQVHDLGAMWKEWTGLPFVFAVWAARKEYVAREPEITRQVHEAFLSSRDLSLVEVAKVAEQAARWEVFGEAVLEEYFTTLDFRFGAAQLEGVTEFARRVGPTTGFPADVKVELLPR
- a CDS encoding cold-shock protein, which translates into the protein MATGTVKWFNAEKGFGFIAQEGGGPDVFVHYSAINASGFRSLEENQAVSFDVTQGPKGPQAENVTPV
- a CDS encoding helix-turn-helix domain-containing protein, coding for MTDTDAHPPKSPLPLDRIAAALRRERTRTGISLSELAKRAGIAKSTLSQLESAAGKPTLETLWALAVALDVPPSLLLDPPRPTVQVVRAGQGVTVPSEHADYAATLLSACPPGARRDLYWLHVEPGAARDSDPHNPGTVEHLVVATGRVLAGPQDDPVELGPGDCITYPGDLPHTCRALEPGTTCVLLMQFT
- a CDS encoding AzlC family ABC transporter permease, whose amino-acid sequence is MRTAQRTLGPAGRTPRDRKTCSDPDPDPAKTPALATDPRLLRDVALVCLADGVVGLSFGAVAVASGLPVWLPVLMSLLVFAGSAQFSAVGVFAAGGGPVAAAATGLLLNTRTAAFSLAVADALGRSWPARLVGAHLVTDETAAFVLARTDPAARRRAFWISGLGLFAAWNVSVLAGALAGSALGDTDRFGLDAAFPAVLLALVLPALRDSRGVRRAAAAGGAVAVLATPFLPAGVPVLLALTGLLLARRPA
- a CDS encoding AzlD domain-containing protein; the encoded protein is MNPQLVAVLALAAGTYAFRLAGPALHGRVELPARVQELLTTAATVLLVALLATGALMAGHEFAGWARPAGVLAGGVLAWRRAPFALVVVGAAAVTALLRLAGLP
- a CDS encoding MFS transporter, which gives rise to MSKRSPVRGLAAAQLANSLGDGAYYVTSALYFTGVVGLSPTRIGLALTVAWAIGAVAGVPLGALADRRGPRGVSVGLALATAAAVLSFLVIRSYPAFLLAAVAYAVAQCGLAAARQALLAGLVGPGERTAVLARLQSVLNAGLAVGAGIGGLALQHDTTGGYLAVFAFDGAGFVICAALLAGLPKAAPVAVPEVREARFAVMRDRPYAVVTLLNAVLLLRMPLLSLAVPLWIVSRTDAPGWLVSALFVLNTLGVTAFQVRAARGIDGAGAATRGLRRAGAMLALSCVVFAVSAQDRLGVWGASAVLVLASVFLLVGEMGQSAGSWQLAFSLAPAHQVGQYQGFFGTGVPLARTVGPLVLTALLVTWGVPGWLLLGAVFLAAGAAFGPATRWARRTRGLTEARPAAAAR